The DNA window GCGTCATTGAGGAACTCCTCAAATTTTCTCCATCACTTGGCCTTCTTAAGGTAAAACACGCTGCTGTAGATGTCTGTTTTGGGAAATGGCTATGGTTAAGGGACTACTTGTCAAGCTCTCAAGCTTTTctgcaacaccaaaaaaaaaactagtctGGTACAAACACAGTGTGTTCTTTTACAAACTTAAACGTATAGAACAAGTTGTTTTATCAGCAATTTTTAGTGGACTCGTAGATAgattttgcatgttttgtaGGATGGATGTTACCTGCTTAGACAAAGTCAAGATAGTGATTTCCCCTTTGTAAAGATTTGAAGATTTGACATCAGTAGAAGCACAGAGAGTAACTTAAAAATCTTTGCAAAATATGGATCCAAAGAAACAACATCCCTGGGCAGGTAAAGCTGTGTTTACATTCCCAGGAATTGCAGATGGAAAATGGCTAATAGCTAAATCTAGTACAATATACAACAgtgatataatttttttatacatggacactaataataaaaaggtttaaaacaacaacaacaatactgatATCTTTATGTAGCAGAGTAACTTGTATTTACAGCATATGGCAGTACTGTTGGAATGCAAtcagaaataaaaaggaaatcaaataaaaatagtaataacaataaaaatcacTGCCTAGAAAAAATGAATAGGCCTATAGTGTCAAACCAAAATAGCAGTGTAAATTTTATAcctaaattaaaaaacattaagaaaaacCTCTCCCATTCTTTCCCGTTAAAAATCACAGGAAAGAATCCATAGAACACTCCTGTAGCCTTAGTTAAGTATTACATTTCCAACTGCTCATGAACAGAATAAAAGAGGATCTAAACAAAGCTGAActatcaaataaataatatttaaaaacatattagCAGTGTCAGACAAACCCCAAAATACCACCCACACCATGAGTAGCTCAGTGCTCAAATAGCAAGGAACACTGGTTCAGAGGCTCTATATCCAGCTCCACTAACAATCAGATGAATTTCCTCCGTGGGCAGCCGAGCAGTCAGAGTGGGTCATGGCTGACAGGCCTGAAACATGGTTACAGAGACAGCTCTTTtccaaaaagacacaaaaagaaagtcAGTGGACCTGCCATCCCcatttccattttttgtgttaaaCTACATTATCTGGCTGCTggctctttctttttatttagtgtCCCAATATTAGAGCTGTTAATCAATCTTGTAATCTAATGCTGGACAAGAAAAGGAAGATGCATGCTTGTGAAATGCCAGATACTATCAAAGGAAAAGTAATAATATTAAAGAAGGGTAGTTCATATTTGTGTCTTGTCTACAGAATGGCTCTACTGCCCTTCATGCTGCTGTTATGAGTGGAAATCTTCAATCTGTTCTGCTGCTACTTGGAGCGAATGCTGACCCAACGCTACTCAATAAGGTGGGATAGCAGACAAACAGCAGACAACCTAAGTATATAATCTCATTAGATATTATAATCAAAGTGTTTCCCATGTATCTTTTGCAGAATGGTGAACTCCCTGCAGATCTGACAAAGAATGATCGAATCCTTAAGGTTTTACATCCAAAAATCCTGAATGGACACAGCTGATAATGGCACAGATTCCTGCCTTCACACCTGTCTGTGTAAGGAGGGGGAAAGAAAACAAGTGTCCAATCCACCCAATTACAACATGTACTGTACACGGTGCTTGCTTTTGGTTGAAATTAAGCTGTCGTATGCCGAACAAACCTGGACAAAGTATAGCgcaacacaaaaaacatttgtCTTCCATGTGCATCATCCCCTACTGGTCtcctgtttatttgtgtttatccCAAGTGTTGTCAgatttctatatattttgcactctttatttgcctttttaataaatgtaataaagtgtaattttatttattaatgcagGAGTATCTGTGTGGAtgtgtaatatttttttaaaaaattacattttatttgcgGCTGGAAAATGAGCAGTCGTGATAAAATAAGGATCTGATATTACatacacattttaataataCAATGGTGTACTAGTTATGTGGCGAATACCCACTAGAGGTCACTATTATCCCTATTAACAGACACCTGTAGCTCACCTGTGCTGTgatttaattacattaattccGTTTTTTCCCTCAAAAACGTTAAAGCGGTTATGAACGTACACGTTTATATGGTAAGTTTTGTTAATTAAAATAACTTTCAAATGTACGGATGAAACACGAGAAATTACAGCCGCTGTTGAGCTACTTCATGTCACGTGACCATCGCGGAAGTGACTGGAGCTCTTGTTGATGCGGAAGAGAGACATTTGGGATGTTTGGCTTCTAAAGTTGTTCGACAGTAAACCATATGTGATAGATaatagagaaaaagaagaagtgagCGGGTTTACGGttttatttaaagtaaaatactaaactttgACCGACAGGAAAACATCTGATGGCGGGCAGTAATTTACAGGTAAGTGGCAGACATTTACTGACAATGATTACATAAGACTGCCCAAATCAAAGAGATGTTAACTCGgcttttaataaactcagctttTCATTAAATAAGCAACTAGGGATTTTATATTGTATGAATGTCTAATTTAGAGACTAACAATAAGCCAACTTGAATGTATTTAGCCGTAAATTCAGTTATaagtaatggaaaaaaaaaaaaaaaacaggcactACTGTGTAAGGAGTGTAAATCACTACTAATGCTTTATAGATGAAGAAACTCTACCAATATTTAGTTGGGGTTTAATTGTCCTATAGTGAAACATATTTTCTCGGTGTTTTCCCTTTTTCAGTGATGAAAAGTAGGAAAGTAAAGTACTAAATTACTTTATTTACATAAAAGTTAGTTTTTTGCTACTTTATGTTTCTGTCTCAGGGCATTTAAATGGGCAGAGTTGTACTTTTTACAATTAGAAAACAATGTATAACTTAAACTGTACAGGTAATTGTTGCTATGGAtagcaaaaataacaaaaacaaaacttggctcattgttttattattatttaagatGTCTATGAACTGTTAGCAAATCACTGAAGTAGCTTTAATATCCCCCAAATTACCCATTATTTCACAAGAAGAACAAATATGAGGTACAAGGAGGCCTGTATGTGTGTAACATTTATGTAatcattttcttgttttcttttttcttttttttggcccTAAGGTGTTTCAGTAAGACCCCACCCATTGGATGGAACAGCCTAGACTGAATTATCAATATAGAATAATTATGTCTAATTTTAAAATGCTGCATATGTAATCACAGGACACCACAATTTAGAATTTTAATTTATGGTGTTAGTAATACTTTTGAATACTatctttttaaagtgtttttttataAGTTTACGCTAAATGACTTACCTGCACAAACAAGAaccaaaaaaaatcatataagCTCTATGAATGTGTAATAAATCCTTCTGTTTcatcttgtttgttttcagaaagCTATAGATTTGGCCAGCAAGGCCGCAGAGGAAGACAAGGCCAAAAACTATGAAGAGGCACTCAGATGTTATCAGCACGCAGTGCAATACTTCCTTCATGTTGTGAAGTGTGAGAAACTTGTACCACTGTTAGATTTGTACATCCTTTGTGCTGTTTTAAACTCCACTTCGGTTCCGCATGAATGATCTAAGTCAGTTTTTGCGTTGCAGATGAGGCCCAAGGCGATCGGGCGAAGCAGAGCATCAGGGCAAAGTGTGCTGACTACCTGGACAGAGCTGAGCAACTGAAGCAATAtctgaagaagaaagagaatGCTCCTCCAGCCAAACCCGTCAAAGAGTCTGGTGACAAAGGGTAGGAGCAATCAATAAATCTGAGTCCATTTCACAATGTTTGTTACTTTGTTTACAGTTTAGACTCACTGTTGGAGCTTTGTTCTGCAGGCTGGGTAATTTCCTGAAAGGAAAGGGAAATGTAATTTGGTCTGAATAATGGACAAAGTTGAGAGTTATTGTTAGTTGTCTTGAAATTCTAAGTGCATTCTTTTTAACGGACTGAGAGAGAGATCAGTTTAAAGGTGTACAAATATatatccatttatttatttaatgtaaagttAGATCTGTGACAGATATTATATATAAGATGTTTTTGCCTCATTGTAAATTCAGCTGACTTTCTTTGAGTCTTAAACTTTACTCTCACAATAGTTCACTCAGAAGCACATTGCTCAATCTGCATCCACTTTGCAGAtttaatcaataaaaacaagcaaagtTATTGGAACAGTTGTGCAACAGTAAATACTTATGTATAACACTTAACACGTAAATAAACAATTTTAATTAATCACTTTCCAGTCAGTAGATGCATTTAATGAACATTTAATGCAGCTGAAGCAGGAACATCTGTAAACCAGCCTCTATTTATCTATAAATGGATGAGTAAGTCCCATTTAATGAGGTGTCAACAGCGTTTTTATACTGCATGAAAAATGTCTCATTCAGTCCATTAAACCTTTTCATTCAGCTGACATGTATGTTAATAAATCTGAAGCCtctgaatttttatttattatttatctgtTGAAGTGTTTCTCTGCCATTTTGCCAGACAACCCACTTACCTTTACAGTTGTTAAATCACCTGCAGATGTCAGCCGGTTGCTATAACATAATCACACTCACTTGTATACACATCAGACAGGTTGTTCTACCAGTTATGCTTTATTATTGAAATGCATTACATATAAACACTTTTACATAACATTTTAACCACGGAAATACAGTTTAATACAGGGTTATTACTCGATGTGCTCGGTTCCATCGGGGTATAACACGACTTACCAAAGAAATGtcttttcatcatctgcagcatTGCTGTGTGATTAGCTCAGTCTTATAAAAAAACATTAGGTCTAAGGATGGGATTTCTTAATTTCCAACTGCTCTGATCTCTATTTAACTTCAACAGCTTTAACTTAGTGGGTTGAacaaaaatactgcataatactttgaagaaataaagcattttgtaaTACaactcaaaagtaattggacaaattaaataactgaaactaaaatgttcatttctaatACTTGGTTGAAAACCCTTTGCTGGCAAAgacagcctgaagtcttgaactcgtggacatcaccagatgctgggtttcatcctttttaatgctctgccaGGACTTTACTGCATCgatttcagttgctgtttgtttgtgagcCTTTCTGTTCAAAGTTTAGCCTACAACAAGTGAAatgcatgtttgttttgtttaatatcaggtgactgacttggccattcaAGATTATTGCTCATCTTTGCTTTAGTAAACGCCTGGGTTTGGCTGTAAGTCAGTGTCCAAATatatatggacctaactgtatataTTCTTTGAATCTTTGTCATAATTTCCCCAGAAGTGTCTAACTCTGTTGCTGTAAAATTGTTATGAAAGTGTAAGTGACATAGTGTCACTATCCTTAcatgttttttggttttcttgttGATTTTTGGTTTACTGTATGGCTCTGCCTTTGTTGGTAAAGTGTGCCACCTGGTGTTCTGATTTAGAAGTCACACATAAGAGAACCATTAGTCAGTAATTTGTAAAGAAAGGATGATTCCTGAATTTAGGTGGATCTATACAGCTTTTTACTTTTACCATTAATTTGTAATATTCTTTActaagtttatttttattcttactCCCATGGGTTCTACATTTGTTCTACAGAAGTGTTCTGTCTTTTTCTTGCCCTATGCTTATAACCCCCCCCGTCCTCCCCCTCTCCCCACCACCACCTTTTAGGAATGAAAGTGATGAAGGTGAAgaccaagaaaaaaagaagttccAAAATCAACTGTCAGGTGCATATCACTGACATACAATTTAATGACATTTCTTGAAAAGCCAAATGTGTTGGTATTTCTGAACCTCATTTATTTTATAGGTGCCATTGTTATGGAAAAGCCAAACATAAAGTGGGACGATGTAGCTGGACTCGAAGGAGCCAAAGAAGCCCTTAAAGAAGCTGTTATCCTGCCAATCAAATTCCCACATCTGTTTACAggcagggatttttttttttaagttttgtgaaaGTGAAGTTTttcgtttcctttttttttaaagactgaaaCTTCTTTTGTAGGCAAGAGAACACCCTGGCGGGGGATCCTTTTGTTTGGGCCTCCAGGAACAGGGAAGTCCTACTTGGCCAAAGCCGTGGCCACAGAAGCTAACAATTCCACCTTCTTCTCAATCTCATCCTCTGATCTTGTGTCTAAGTGGCTAGGAGAAAGTGAAAAGTGAGGCCTAAGTTCTTTACATAGTGGCAAAATTAAGACTATAACAAAGTTATTGTCAAGAAAAATGGATCTATTTTTTCCACTTCTGTCTGTCTTTAGGTTGGTGAAGAACTTGTTCTCTTTAGCCAGAGAACACAAACCATCGATCATTTTCATTGATGAGATCGACTCCCTCTGTGGCTCCAGGAGCGAGAATGAGAGTGAAGCAGCTCGCAGAATCAAGACGGAGTTCCTCGTTCAGATGCAGGGTGAGAAAGAAGATACTTACAGATTTGAGCCAACAGCTGGAAAGACGATAAGAAGTGTCATGAACTATGACTCATAGTTCAATTATTCATGACAACTGATTGTTTTAAGCATTTATTTGTCTAAAAATCATCTGTAAGAGCCCGCAGCCCAGAGTcacctatttttttctttattttgttacagcaaaatcacaaaaaccTGAAAATATTGAGTGCTCAGTTGACTAATTGTGCAAGTCTTTTCTCCTCTCAGGTGTTGGTAATGATAATGACGGAATCCTTGTCCTGGGTGCAACTAATATACCATGGTCGCTGGACTCAGCTATCAGGAGAAGGTCAGATCCACTTGTTTCTATACAAATGATCCCTAccttttttatctgtgaaaagcgctatataaattttatttttttatttaacctttatttaaccaggaatgtcccattgagattaaaaacctctttttcaagggagtcctggccaagaggcagcacatttccaaacaaatacatacaaacaaacaagattaaaaattacacaaaacaattttacttacttttactTACCTAATCACCTCTTATATTACCTAGTACTGTTCATCAGTGTTTTTGGGGTAACAACCAGGATTTAAGAGGTTTAATGCTCGTTTGTGTCTCAGGTTTGAAAAGCGAATCTACATTCCTCTGCCGGAGGAACATGCCCGCTCCTCCATGTTCAAACTGCATCTGGGCTCCACCCCCAATAACCTGACAGAGGCGGATTTCGTGACTCTGGGCAAAAAGACAGATGGCTACTCCGGAGCTGACATCAGTATAATTGTCAGGGACGCCCTGATGCAGCCAGTCAGGAAGGTTCAGACAGCCACGCACTTCAAAAGGGTAAAACCACAGTAACTGTTGCTTGACATgctctttttttcatatttttaaatgcaaGAAAACCTGGTTCAGGGATCCAGTGGAAGTATATTATTCCAAAATCAAACTAACTGTCATACTTGAAATTCATACACCTGACAAGGTGCTTATCTTATCTTTACATACAACTGTACTCAAAGAATTTAAAAACGCACCACTACATTTCTTTGCAAATGCACTGGTGTAGTTTGTGTTATGTGCAAATCAGCACTCATATATTGCTTGTCATTACCTTTTAACTTAATCAGTGATAAAAACAATGTGGAAAAAATTGATATATCACTATATATTGTGTGTAAAATAACTGCAGGTTACAAAAAAAGACAATCCATAATTAGTGTACCCCCCCTGTCTGCACTGACTTTGGCTGTAATATGCCTCCTCATGGTCAGGTGTCATCCTGTGGGATGGCAGCTTACTCTTCAGTCACTGTTGCTCTGAGTTGCTGCTGAGTCTACGGAGGAGGATTACACTGTTTTACTCTGTTACTAAAATGACTCCACTGGTTTTCTGTGGAGTTGAACTTGTCTGGTGGTTCACCCTGCCTCCAGCATTCCAGTGGGAAGATCCCAGTCAGATTGTACCAGTCGTGGCATTCTTACAGATGTAATTTTCTCCaaagctgtagtgcctttttATAGGCTTGGGTGTGTTTGACAGAGGAGTGGTCATTTGGGATTAGATGGTTAAAGGCATTGTGACTTCTTCCCCAAATTTGTGTTTTGAGACACATGGCTACTCACAATAAACAGTCAGGCATGTACTTTAATTGTATGCATATCAAATTTATGCCTATAACTTGTTGTTTATGTCTGCAACTGTTCTTGAAGCTCATTCTTTGGGCAGGAGTCTTTCCTGTAACTCCAAAATAAACTTCTATCcacttccacttatccttataGCTGTTGGAGACTATCCCAGCTCATAATAAACTTAtcaatctaaaatataaattcAACCAGAGGGAGGCAGCACTGTGTggtgtttctttttataattttttattcCTGTCCTTATGCCCATACTAATTCAGGTTCGAGGGTCAACATGGAACAATCCTGGCGTTGTGGTCGATGACCTGCTGACTCCGTGCTCACCTGGAGAGCCCAACTCCATTGAAATGACATGGATGGAGGTCCCTGGAGAGAAACTTCTAGAGCCAGTTGTATCCATGGTAAGAAAAGGGCTCTTTCATCAGTTGATATTCAGAAAACTACACCCACTGGATAGAAAATTATCCAGCCCAGCAAAATGTAACCGAGAGCTGAAAGGTTAACAAAGTCATTTTTGGTGGCTAAAAATGTTAGATTTTTCAAAATGCACCTCGAATGAGTGACTaaacatttctctcactgaaatcagatgaacagagtcagctttctgaaaaaaaaaaaaacatagtctgttttgtacatttttgtaaTGTTACAGAGAGGACTCTGAGCAGTTAGCATTTATACTGTTACCCATCATTTTCAATGCTTTACATTGAAATGAAATTAACATTTGCATATTTGACTTGCCAGTGACACAGTGTTTGCTGGTTGGATCCTGCTGATTGTCAGGATTCTGCTTGCATCATACATTATTATTGCTCAGAGAAAAAAATCTTCAGTTACAGGTTATTGGGTTCTTTGCCCTCTTGTTTGTTGTTGGTCACATAACAGCAGCTTACTggcatttaacagtgttttgcTTGTGGATGAAATTGACCAGTAGGCACCATCAAAGTCAGTGAACAATTAtgaaatgggtttttttttccttcattgtGGTTAACAATGAATTGCAATCTGTCTCTGTcagttctctctctctgttattgACAAACCCAGTGACTGTAATCTATTCTGACCTACCTAATGTTCTCTATACAGGCTGACATGCTGAGGTCACAAAGCAACACCAAGCCTACGGTGAACGAGCAGGACTTGGAGAAGCTGAAGAAGTTTACTGAAGATTTTGGTCAAGAAGGCTAATAATATCTTTGTACTCAAAAATTGGACTGCACTTAACAACTATCTTTACTCTCAGTTATGCTTCAGATCATTTGATTCGCCTTTTCAATTGCTGTGTCAAAAATGGTGGAAAATGTCACAGGTTTAATGGGCCAGTGGTTGCAGCAAATCAGTCTTACAGCTGACAAAAAACATTTATCCTTTTGTCACAGTCAtagatcttttttctttttctttttttaaatcaaccaaCCAGTTGAGGAATCGCCTCTTTCAGCCACGTTAATCTATCAATCCACCGAGGCTTGTGTTTacgttattttttttaagggtttttCTTATTATATTTCAAACTGAAGCGTTTTTTTCTGAAACTGCATCACTGTTAGAAAATTATGTGCAATGGCTACAGTGGGTAGATCCTGGCATCTTTCCATCACTACATACTTTATGTAGTCTAAGGCAGATTTTAATACTTTAACAGAACTGGTGTTGCGGTTGACATTTAACAGGAATTTATGCATTGAAGTCTG is part of the Pelmatolapia mariae isolate MD_Pm_ZW linkage group LG23, Pm_UMD_F_2, whole genome shotgun sequence genome and encodes:
- the LOC134620571 gene encoding vacuolar protein sorting-associated protein 4B-like, yielding MAGSNLQKAIDLASKAAEEDKAKNYEEALRCYQHAVQYFLHVVKYEAQGDRAKQSIRAKCADYLDRAEQLKQYLKKKENAPPAKPVKESGDKGNESDEGEDQEKKKFQNQLSGAIVMEKPNIKWDDVAGLEGAKEALKEAVILPIKFPHLFTGKRTPWRGILLFGPPGTGKSYLAKAVATEANNSTFFSISSSDLVSKWLGESEKLVKNLFSLAREHKPSIIFIDEIDSLCGSRSENESEAARRIKTEFLVQMQGVGNDNDGILVLGATNIPWSLDSAIRRRFEKRIYIPLPEEHARSSMFKLHLGSTPNNLTEADFVTLGKKTDGYSGADISIIVRDALMQPVRKVQTATHFKRVRGSTWNNPGVVVDDLLTPCSPGEPNSIEMTWMEVPGEKLLEPVVSMADMLRSQSNTKPTVNEQDLEKLKKFTEDFGQEG